One genomic segment of Rhodobacter sp. 24-YEA-8 includes these proteins:
- a CDS encoding SDR family NAD(P)-dependent oxidoreductase: protein MKIDLTGKRAFVTGATGGLGRAIAIGLAASGARVALGYNSAAAGAEALAASMPGEGHLPLRAPVTDSAALAEAAAEIRAAFGGLDILVNCAGITRFVPHGDLDALEDQIIDDILAVNVRGLIATTRAMRPMLDASDRGAGGKAVIVNISSIAARTGMGSNIVYCASKAAVDNMTLSLARALAPKIRVLSVAPGLVDTDFVKSLSQDWRDEQAARTPLGDLAQPEHIADAVVAAAGLLTYSTGTVIAVDGGRPLG, encoded by the coding sequence ATGAAGATCGACCTTACAGGCAAACGCGCCTTTGTTACTGGCGCGACCGGCGGCCTCGGGCGCGCCATCGCCATCGGTCTCGCGGCCTCGGGCGCGCGGGTGGCACTGGGCTATAACAGCGCCGCCGCAGGGGCCGAGGCGCTGGCGGCTTCGATGCCGGGCGAGGGGCATCTGCCTTTGCGCGCGCCGGTCACCGACAGCGCCGCGCTGGCAGAGGCGGCGGCAGAGATCCGGGCGGCGTTTGGCGGGCTGGATATTCTGGTGAACTGCGCCGGCATCACGCGTTTCGTGCCGCATGGCGATCTTGACGCGCTGGAGGATCAGATCATCGACGATATCCTCGCGGTGAATGTGCGCGGTCTGATCGCCACGACCCGCGCCATGCGGCCGATGCTGGATGCGTCCGACCGGGGCGCGGGCGGCAAGGCAGTGATCGTCAACATCTCCTCCATCGCGGCCCGGACGGGGATGGGGTCGAATATCGTCTATTGCGCGTCAAAGGCAGCGGTCGACAATATGACGCTGTCGCTCGCGCGGGCGCTGGCGCCCAAGATCCGGGTGCTTTCGGTGGCGCCGGGGCTGGTCGATACCGATTTCGTCAAATCACTGAGCCAGGACTGGCGCGACGAACAGGCCGCGCGCACGCCGCTGGGCGATCTGGCGCAGCCGGAGCATATCGCCGATGCCGTGGTCGCGGCGGCGGGGCTTCTGACCTATTCGACCGGCACGGTGATCGCCGTGGATGGCGGCAGACCGCTCGGCTGA
- a CDS encoding 3-hydroxyacyl-CoA dehydrogenase produces the protein MSGKAVIGIVGAGLVGSGWAVVFARAGHQVLVFDPSPEVRAKVIPWAQTALSELAEVGLADDAGAALAKISVVESLSQAVSPADYIQESVFERVDVKTGVCRQIGPLLKPGAVVGSSSSGIPASAFTEDCANRNRFLISHPVNPPHLVPVVELVPAPWTDADAVTSTRALMEAVGQVPVSLTREIEGFVLNRLQGALLNEAWALYDAGYATAADIDATVAHGLGLRWSFMGPFETIDLNAPGGVADYAARLGPLYHSIAESRRDPQPWSADLIARISAERRAALPEGELAARRAWRDGRLTRLAAFRAREGAK, from the coding sequence ATGTCAGGAAAAGCTGTAATTGGGATTGTCGGGGCCGGGCTGGTCGGCTCCGGCTGGGCGGTGGTCTTCGCCCGCGCCGGGCATCAGGTGCTGGTGTTTGATCCGTCGCCCGAAGTGCGTGCGAAGGTGATCCCCTGGGCGCAGACCGCGCTGAGCGAGCTGGCTGAGGTTGGGCTGGCCGATGATGCAGGCGCCGCGCTGGCGAAGATCAGCGTGGTGGAAAGTCTGTCGCAAGCCGTCAGCCCCGCCGATTATATCCAGGAATCGGTCTTTGAGCGGGTGGATGTGAAGACAGGGGTCTGCCGTCAGATCGGCCCGCTGCTGAAACCGGGTGCGGTGGTCGGATCGTCGTCTTCCGGAATTCCGGCCTCGGCTTTCACCGAAGACTGTGCGAACCGCAATCGCTTCCTGATCTCGCATCCGGTTAACCCGCCACATCTGGTGCCGGTGGTGGAACTGGTGCCGGCGCCCTGGACCGACGCGGATGCCGTCACCTCGACCCGCGCGCTGATGGAGGCGGTGGGCCAGGTCCCCGTCTCGCTGACGCGCGAGATCGAGGGCTTTGTGCTGAACCGTCTGCAAGGTGCGCTGCTGAACGAGGCCTGGGCGCTTTATGACGCGGGCTATGCGACGGCGGCGGATATTGATGCGACCGTGGCACATGGGCTCGGCCTGCGCTGGTCCTTCATGGGGCCGTTCGAGACCATCGACCTCAACGCGCCCGGGGGCGTGGCGGATTATGCGGCGCGGCTTGGCCCGCTTTATCATTCCATAGCGGAATCGCGCCGCGACCCGCAGCCCTGGTCTGCCGACCTTATCGCCCGCATTTCCGCCGAGCGCCGTGCGGCGCTGCCGGAGGGTGAGCTTGCGGCTCGCAGGGCCTGGCGTGACGGGCGCCTGACGCGGCTCGCCGCTTTCAGGGCGCGGGAAGGTGCGAAATGA
- a CDS encoding N-acyl homoserine lactonase family protein, with the protein MSDYSIWVCEYSFVKDYHKSGVLYGAHNQGYVKLPYCYVVIKGKDHVAMVDVGYNDKAYGKTLGDRFKVENWRSPREVLAGIGLTPEDVDTVFITHAHFDHFGNVEDFPNAKFYIQEREIAKWVWAMSLPERMRWMMVAVDPGDIVRGVELARDRRLITVNGAVENVLPGIDLHLAEDSHTYGSMWVTVRNDGQTQSADPWVLAGDLVYVFENVKGPGAAVDAGEIYVPVGLAVGSQTNLVLATEEMMKQAGYDAHRVIPVHEERLRDTFPSRITKDGLRISEICLADGEASKVA; encoded by the coding sequence ATGTCCGATTATTCGATCTGGGTTTGCGAATATTCGTTCGTGAAAGACTATCACAAGAGCGGCGTGCTCTATGGCGCCCATAACCAGGGCTATGTGAAGCTTCCCTATTGCTATGTCGTGATCAAGGGCAAGGATCACGTCGCCATGGTCGATGTCGGCTATAATGACAAGGCTTACGGCAAGACGCTGGGCGACCGCTTCAAGGTCGAGAACTGGCGCAGCCCGCGTGAGGTTCTTGCCGGGATCGGGCTGACGCCGGAAGACGTCGATACCGTCTTCATCACCCATGCGCATTTCGACCATTTCGGCAATGTCGAAGACTTTCCCAACGCCAAATTCTACATCCAGGAGCGCGAGATCGCGAAATGGGTCTGGGCGATGTCGCTGCCCGAGCGGATGCGCTGGATGATGGTCGCGGTCGATCCCGGCGATATCGTACGTGGGGTGGAGCTGGCACGCGACCGCCGGCTGATCACCGTCAATGGCGCCGTCGAGAATGTTCTGCCGGGGATCGATCTGCATCTGGCCGAAGACAGCCACACCTATGGCTCGATGTGGGTCACGGTCCGGAATGACGGTCAGACACAGTCGGCAGACCCCTGGGTGCTGGCCGGCGATCTGGTCTATGTCTTTGAAAACGTGAAAGGCCCGGGTGCTGCCGTCGATGCAGGCGAGATCTATGTGCCGGTTGGTCTCGCCGTCGGCAGTCAGACCAATCTGGTGCTGGCGACGGAAGAGATGATGAAGCAGGCCGGCTATGACGCTCATCGTGTGATCCCGGTCCATGAGGAGCGGCTGCGCGATACTTTCCCCTCGCGCATCACCAAAGACGGGCTGCGCATCTCGGAAATCTGCCTCGCCGATGGTGAGGCCTCGAAAGTCGCATAA
- a CDS encoding DeoR/GlpR family DNA-binding transcription regulator: protein MLPALRQARIIEFLRRDGAAGLKEMSAALGVSVSTLRRDVDMLFEAGHLERTRGGALLTGSLRAGPELGRAIASELESGAKAAIGREAAQLIRPGMTAIFDSGSTTAAAARAARDSGTAFTAVTNDLAIAATLAEAPQIRLIVAGGELRPGSGTLMGADTLDLMRRLRADLAFVGAHAVSETEMSDTSVELAQLKRVILAAADRPVLLADSSKIFSRAFCSFGLLRQLDRLVTDDRLGLDQLAVLQHAVPQVDLAALP from the coding sequence ATGCTGCCAGCTCTGCGCCAGGCCCGGATCATTGAATTCCTGCGCCGTGACGGGGCTGCGGGGCTGAAAGAAATGTCAGCCGCGCTCGGGGTCTCTGTCTCGACGCTGCGCCGCGATGTCGACATGCTTTTTGAAGCCGGGCATCTGGAACGCACACGCGGTGGCGCGCTGCTGACCGGCAGCCTGCGCGCCGGGCCCGAGCTCGGTCGCGCCATCGCTTCCGAGCTGGAAAGCGGGGCAAAGGCAGCAATCGGGCGCGAGGCCGCGCAGCTGATCCGCCCCGGCATGACCGCAATCTTTGACAGCGGCTCCACCACAGCGGCGGCGGCGCGGGCGGCGCGCGACAGCGGCACGGCCTTTACCGCCGTCACCAATGATCTCGCAATCGCCGCGACGCTGGCGGAGGCGCCGCAGATCCGACTGATCGTCGCCGGGGGAGAGCTTCGCCCCGGTTCCGGCACGCTGATGGGGGCGGATACGCTCGATCTGATGCGGCGACTGCGCGCCGATCTGGCTTTCGTCGGCGCCCATGCGGTCAGCGAGACCGAGATGTCGGATACTTCGGTCGAGCTGGCTCAGCTCAAACGCGTGATCCTTGCCGCCGCCGACCGGCCGGTGCTGCTGGCGGACAGCTCGAAGATCTTCTCACGCGCCTTTTGCAGCTTTGGTCTGCTGCGACAGCTGGACCGGCTGGTGACGGATGACCGGCTGGGGCTTGATCAGCTGGCGGTGCTGCAACATGCTGTTCCCCAGGTCGATCTGGCGGCACTGCCGTGA
- a CDS encoding sugar ABC transporter substrate-binding protein, protein MTTTFAKLSLSALALATAGVLAADPAAAEGKKYKIYLSLSYSGNSWQSEAANIVKALAATAPYNETVELIEVISGTDPQAQISAYESMIEDGADGIITFPISSTALNRTIKRGCDEGVLFFTYDATVTEPCAYNVSYITSGFGENSAQALVNELGGKGKIFLSRGVPGNSVDKRHTDGAMHVFNQYPGIEVVAEYYSYWDDRTTQQETAKALAAHPDVDGIWAQAGEFGAIQALLDAGDRLVAMTGENSNGFRLALADPDMQAKGLKGVSAGSPPAQSGYAFKLMMEILEGKRELEPMNIEFPLPWVPAADVKICEGEKFENGCNAFPADRVPSSFVTQVLDPVLLPELSIDSALNGTPVEGATIQALPADVPAGANEPGINCQDCEPPADLYKLTKVEPTVQP, encoded by the coding sequence ATGACCACCACATTCGCGAAACTCTCGCTTTCGGCGCTGGCTCTGGCCACTGCAGGTGTACTTGCCGCTGATCCGGCTGCGGCAGAGGGCAAGAAATACAAGATCTATCTTTCACTCTCCTATTCCGGCAACTCCTGGCAGTCGGAGGCGGCGAATATCGTTAAGGCCCTTGCAGCAACAGCGCCCTATAACGAGACGGTCGAGCTGATCGAAGTGATCTCGGGCACCGATCCCCAGGCGCAGATCTCGGCCTATGAGAGCATGATCGAGGATGGTGCCGATGGGATCATCACATTCCCGATCTCCTCGACCGCGCTGAACCGCACCATCAAACGCGGTTGCGATGAGGGGGTCCTGTTCTTCACCTATGACGCCACCGTCACCGAGCCCTGCGCTTACAATGTCAGCTATATCACCTCGGGCTTTGGTGAGAACTCGGCTCAGGCGCTGGTCAACGAACTGGGCGGCAAGGGCAAGATCTTCCTGTCGCGCGGCGTGCCTGGCAATTCGGTCGACAAGCGCCATACCGATGGCGCAATGCATGTCTTCAACCAGTATCCCGGCATCGAAGTTGTGGCGGAATACTATTCCTACTGGGACGACCGCACCACGCAGCAGGAAACGGCCAAAGCGCTGGCCGCGCATCCGGATGTCGACGGCATCTGGGCCCAGGCCGGTGAATTCGGTGCCATCCAGGCGCTGCTTGATGCAGGCGACCGTCTTGTCGCGATGACCGGTGAAAACTCGAATGGCTTCCGCCTCGCGCTGGCAGATCCCGACATGCAGGCCAAGGGCCTCAAAGGTGTCTCGGCTGGCTCGCCACCGGCGCAATCGGGCTATGCGTTCAAACTGATGATGGAGATCCTTGAAGGCAAGCGCGAGCTGGAGCCGATGAATATCGAATTCCCGCTGCCCTGGGTGCCGGCTGCCGATGTGAAGATCTGTGAAGGCGAGAAATTCGAGAATGGCTGCAATGCTTTCCCGGCCGACCGCGTGCCGTCTTCCTTCGTCACCCAGGTGCTGGACCCGGTGCTGCTGCCCGAGCTTTCCATCGACTCGGCGCTGAACGGCACCCCGGTTGAGGGCGCAACCATCCAGGCACTGCCCGCAGATGTGCCGGCAGGCGCCAACGAGCCGGGCATCAACTGCCAGGACTGCGAGCCGCCCGCTGATCTCTACAAGCTGACCAAAGTCGAGCCGACCGTTCAGCCCTGA
- a CDS encoding LacI family DNA-binding transcriptional regulator, giving the protein MSDDSIKGGSRKRVTVKDLARSLGMSVSTVSRAFYPDAIVAPETRRQVLEAAEEMGYRPNPFARSMITRRTRIVGLVVAGITNPFYPEVMTRLTTALQEIGMNVMLVSAEAPERIDEAVEQALTYQPDLIIILAATMSSRAVQECTAAGTACIFFNRLSSDPAGHGVTCDNITGARMAADHLIDKGHQRLCYVAAFPDASTNIERWQGFRDRALERGLAEPQKVEVGNFSYEAGFSGAEAFAALSERPDGVFCANDIVAIGFVEGVRARLGIGAPLDISVVGFDDIAMASWPSHSLTTIPQPIDQMLAVTVDLAARLAADPATPVELHRIAPKPLIERGTTAGRQE; this is encoded by the coding sequence ATGAGTGACGACAGCATTAAGGGTGGTTCGCGCAAGCGGGTGACGGTCAAGGATCTTGCCCGTTCACTCGGGATGTCGGTTTCGACCGTCTCACGCGCCTTCTATCCCGATGCCATCGTTGCCCCGGAAACCCGCCGCCAGGTTCTGGAAGCCGCGGAAGAGATGGGCTACCGGCCCAACCCTTTCGCACGGTCCATGATCACAAGGCGGACGCGGATCGTCGGCCTTGTGGTCGCGGGCATCACCAACCCCTTCTATCCGGAGGTGATGACCCGGCTGACCACAGCGCTGCAGGAGATCGGCATGAATGTCATGCTGGTCTCCGCCGAGGCGCCCGAGCGGATCGACGAGGCAGTGGAACAGGCGCTGACCTATCAGCCTGATCTGATCATCATCCTCGCGGCCACCATGTCGTCGCGCGCGGTGCAGGAATGCACCGCCGCCGGCACCGCCTGTATCTTTTTTAACCGTTTGTCCTCGGACCCGGCCGGACATGGTGTCACCTGTGACAATATCACCGGCGCCCGCATGGCCGCCGATCACCTGATCGACAAGGGGCACCAGCGGCTGTGCTATGTCGCGGCCTTCCCCGATGCCTCGACCAATATCGAACGCTGGCAGGGTTTTCGAGACCGCGCGCTGGAGCGCGGCCTGGCCGAGCCGCAAAAGGTCGAGGTCGGGAATTTCAGCTATGAGGCCGGGTTCTCGGGCGCTGAGGCCTTCGCCGCGCTGTCGGAGCGCCCGGATGGCGTATTCTGCGCCAATGATATCGTCGCCATCGGCTTTGTCGAAGGCGTGCGGGCGCGGCTGGGGATCGGGGCCCCGCTTGATATTTCGGTGGTCGGTTTCGATGATATCGCCATGGCCTCCTGGCCATCGCATTCGCTGACAACGATCCCGCAGCCGATTGACCAGATGCTGGCGGTCACCGTCGATCTGGCGGCGCGGCTGGCGGCTGATCCGGCGACGCCGGTCGAATTGCACCGCATCGCCCCGAAACCGCTGATCGAACGTGGCACCACCGCGGGGAGACAAGAATGA
- a CDS encoding four-carbon acid sugar kinase family protein, with translation MRLRLIADDLTGALDAAAPFASDSAPVRLTLSAGGDAPALSHSTESRDLAEPLAYGLVRDATRRMADPSALWFKKVDSVLRGHPLAETLAMMAAGGFTRCIFAPAFPEMGRITREGRQLVQDGGTWRETAQGDLREAFARLAPEREIHVPDAKNAAELRAAIRPWTGMQGTLWAGSRGLAEALATPSSPLPRPEVGLFILGTAHPATRAQAAALAPLTRPASGAGLDADSAKPVLLDPVPLSANARETHARLRDSLARLDPCGAGAVFVTGGDCLSLVLAQTGTEALDCIGEAGPGIPVSRFIGGRFDGRLLVSKSGGFGGADLLTGFLRR, from the coding sequence GTGAGGCTGCGGCTGATCGCAGATGATCTGACCGGCGCGCTGGATGCAGCGGCGCCCTTTGCAAGCGATTCCGCGCCGGTGCGGTTGACGCTGTCAGCCGGCGGCGATGCGCCCGCGCTGAGCCACAGCACCGAAAGCCGCGATCTGGCAGAGCCGCTCGCCTACGGGCTGGTGCGTGATGCTACACGTCGGATGGCGGACCCGTCGGCGCTCTGGTTCAAGAAGGTCGACAGCGTGCTGCGCGGCCACCCGCTGGCCGAGACGCTGGCGATGATGGCAGCCGGCGGTTTCACGCGTTGCATCTTTGCGCCGGCCTTCCCCGAAATGGGCCGGATCACCAGGGAAGGGCGCCAGCTGGTGCAGGACGGCGGGACCTGGCGCGAGACCGCACAGGGCGATCTGCGTGAGGCTTTCGCCCGGCTGGCGCCGGAGCGGGAAATCCATGTGCCGGATGCGAAAAACGCGGCGGAATTGCGCGCAGCCATCCGCCCCTGGACCGGGATGCAAGGCACGCTCTGGGCGGGAAGCCGGGGGCTGGCCGAGGCGCTGGCCACCCCCTCATCGCCGCTGCCGCGCCCGGAGGTAGGGCTTTTCATCCTTGGGACAGCGCATCCCGCCACCCGCGCGCAGGCGGCAGCACTTGCCCCCCTGACCCGTCCGGCTTCAGGGGCCGGGCTCGATGCCGACAGCGCGAAACCTGTCCTGCTGGACCCGGTGCCGCTCAGCGCCAATGCGCGCGAGACCCATGCGCGGCTGCGCGACAGCCTCGCGCGTCTGGACCCCTGCGGCGCGGGCGCGGTTTTCGTGACCGGCGGCGATTGTCTGAGCCTTGTTCTGGCTCAGACCGGCACCGAAGCCCTCGACTGTATCGGCGAGGCCGGTCCGGGCATCCCTGTTTCGCGCTTCATCGGCGGCCGGTTCGACGGGCGTTTGCTGGTCTCGAAATCCGGCGGATTCGGCGGCGCCGATCTGCTGACAGGCTTCCTCAGGCGCTGA
- a CDS encoding hydroxypyruvate isomerase family protein, with the protein MRFSANLGFLWADLPLPDAIRAAAKAGFDAVECHWPYETPAAQVKAALEESGLRMLGLNTRRGATGENGLAALPGREAEARDAILEALAYAEAIGAGAVHVMAGIAAGPEADAAFRANLAFACTQAGGRTILIEPLNPYDAPGYFLNSAEQAASIIADLGHPALKLMFDCYHLQICGGDICRRFERLLPLIGHVQIASVPDRGAPDHGELDYSAVLARIGALGWTAPIGAEYRPGRMTAETLDWLPASREIPVSA; encoded by the coding sequence ATGCGCTTTTCCGCAAATCTCGGGTTTCTCTGGGCCGATCTGCCGCTTCCCGATGCGATCCGCGCCGCCGCGAAGGCCGGCTTCGACGCGGTCGAATGCCACTGGCCTTATGAGACGCCGGCGGCCCAGGTGAAGGCGGCGCTGGAGGAGAGCGGGCTGCGGATGCTCGGCCTCAACACGCGGCGCGGGGCGACTGGTGAGAACGGGCTGGCGGCGCTTCCCGGGCGCGAGGCAGAGGCGCGGGATGCGATCCTGGAGGCGCTCGCTTATGCCGAAGCGATTGGCGCCGGGGCGGTGCATGTGATGGCCGGGATCGCCGCGGGGCCGGAGGCCGATGCTGCGTTCCGCGCCAATCTTGCCTTTGCCTGCACGCAGGCAGGCGGTCGTACCATTCTGATCGAGCCGCTGAACCCATATGATGCGCCGGGCTATTTCCTCAACAGCGCTGAACAGGCCGCGTCGATCATCGCAGACCTCGGCCATCCGGCGCTGAAGCTGATGTTCGACTGTTATCACCTGCAAATCTGCGGCGGTGATATCTGCCGGCGGTTCGAGCGCCTGCTGCCGCTTATTGGCCATGTCCAGATTGCTTCGGTGCCGGACCGGGGCGCGCCGGATCATGGCGAGCTGGACTACTCTGCCGTGCTGGCCCGGATCGGCGCGCTTGGCTGGACGGCGCCCATCGGGGCGGAATACCGGCCCGGCAGGATGACCGCCGAAACGCTGGATTGGCTGCCCGCCTCCCGCGAGATCCCCGTCAGCGCCTGA
- the pdxA gene encoding 4-hydroxythreonine-4-phosphate dehydrogenase PdxA: MSRPLLAITLGDPAGIGPEITLRTLAHLQDRLAQDAFALVVIGDPGALALAAEVTGLQPPPVISEAQLAGLQGAAILPTPAPDAEIRWGEVTAAAGEQAYQAIAIAVRLAMAGRIDGIVTAPLNKEALNLAGRHYAGHTEMLADLTGVKGSVMMLAHGGMRVSHVSTHCALEEVPGRATAARISHVTDLTLATLRRMGMPAPRVAIAALNPHAGEGGIFGRHDIDVTAPLVAEYQAKGEKVFGPVPGDTVFVRLRGGDFDAVVAMYHDQGHIPVKLLGFSVDPATGRWTALNGVNVTLGLPVIRTSVDHGTAFDIAGKGIAEASSLIEAVDYALTMI; this comes from the coding sequence ATGTCGCGCCCGCTTCTTGCCATCACGCTTGGCGATCCCGCCGGAATTGGCCCGGAAATCACGCTGCGCACACTGGCGCATCTGCAGGACAGGCTGGCTCAGGACGCATTCGCGCTGGTGGTGATCGGCGATCCCGGCGCGCTCGCGCTGGCGGCGGAGGTCACCGGATTGCAGCCGCCACCTGTGATCAGCGAGGCGCAGCTTGCCGGGCTGCAAGGGGCCGCGATCCTGCCGACCCCGGCGCCTGACGCTGAGATCCGCTGGGGTGAGGTCACGGCGGCGGCAGGGGAGCAGGCCTATCAGGCCATAGCCATCGCGGTGCGCCTTGCCATGGCGGGGCGGATTGACGGCATCGTCACGGCACCCCTGAACAAAGAGGCGCTGAATCTCGCCGGGCGCCACTATGCCGGCCATACCGAGATGCTCGCCGATCTGACCGGGGTGAAGGGCAGCGTGATGATGCTGGCGCATGGCGGCATGCGGGTCAGCCATGTCTCGACCCATTGCGCGCTGGAGGAGGTGCCGGGACGCGCCACGGCGGCCCGCATCTCCCATGTCACCGATCTGACGCTGGCGACGCTGAGGCGGATGGGGATGCCGGCGCCGCGCGTGGCCATTGCCGCACTGAACCCGCATGCGGGCGAGGGGGGGATCTTCGGGCGTCATGATATCGATGTGACGGCGCCGCTGGTCGCGGAGTACCAGGCGAAAGGCGAGAAGGTCTTCGGGCCTGTTCCCGGCGATACGGTCTTTGTGCGGCTGCGCGGCGGGGATTTTGATGCAGTCGTGGCGATGTATCACGACCAGGGCCATATCCCGGTGAAGCTGCTCGGCTTCTCGGTTGACCCGGCCACCGGGCGCTGGACGGCGCTGAACGGGGTGAATGTAACGCTCGGCCTGCCGGTGATCCGCACCTCGGTCGATCACGGCACCGCCTTTGACATTGCCGGCAAAGGCATCGCCGAGGCATCGAGCCTGATTGAGGCGGTGGACTACGCCCTCACGATGATATGA
- the hisD gene encoding histidinol dehydrogenase, with the protein MRYLKQGQTAEAISANDAVVKETVETILADIEARGDAAVRELAGKFDGYAPASFRLSDAEIQQAISEVSPRDLEDIHFAQTQVRNFAKAQRDCLKDLEVETLPGVFLGHRNVPVEAVGCYVPGGKYPMVASAHMSVLTAKVAGVKRVIACAPPFHGKPHPAIVAAMHFAGADEIYCLGGVQAIGAMAIGTESIAPVDMLVGPGNAFVAEAKRQLFGRVGIDLFAGPTETLVIADDTVDGEICATDLLGQAEHGPTSPAALITTSEKLANDTLAEIERQLGVLPTADIARKAWEAYGQVILCDSEEEMLKVADDLAYEHVQVMTRDPDYFLKNMQNFGALFLGPRTNVAYGDKVIGTNHTLPTKKAARYTGGLWVGKFIKTCTYQRVTTDAASAMVGEYASRLCMLEGFAGHAEQANIRVRRYGGSNAA; encoded by the coding sequence ATGAGATACCTCAAGCAGGGACAGACGGCCGAAGCGATCTCGGCGAATGATGCCGTCGTTAAGGAAACCGTCGAGACGATCCTTGCCGATATCGAGGCGCGCGGTGATGCCGCCGTGCGCGAGCTGGCAGGCAAATTTGACGGCTATGCGCCGGCAAGCTTCCGCCTCTCAGACGCTGAAATCCAGCAGGCGATTTCGGAAGTTTCGCCCCGCGATCTGGAGGATATCCATTTCGCGCAGACCCAAGTCCGCAACTTCGCAAAGGCGCAGCGCGATTGCCTGAAGGATCTGGAGGTCGAAACTCTGCCGGGCGTCTTCCTTGGCCATCGCAATGTGCCGGTCGAAGCCGTGGGCTGCTATGTGCCGGGTGGTAAATACCCGATGGTCGCCTCGGCACATATGTCGGTTCTGACGGCCAAGGTTGCCGGCGTGAAGCGGGTGATCGCCTGCGCGCCGCCCTTCCATGGCAAACCGCATCCGGCCATCGTCGCGGCGATGCATTTCGCCGGCGCCGATGAGATCTATTGCCTCGGCGGCGTTCAGGCCATTGGCGCCATGGCGATTGGCACCGAGAGCATCGCGCCAGTCGATATGCTGGTCGGCCCCGGAAATGCCTTTGTCGCCGAAGCAAAGCGTCAGCTTTTCGGCCGCGTCGGCATCGACCTCTTCGCCGGCCCGACTGAGACGCTGGTGATCGCCGATGACACCGTTGATGGCGAGATCTGTGCGACCGACCTTCTGGGCCAGGCCGAACATGGCCCGACCAGCCCGGCGGCGCTGATCACCACCTCGGAAAAGCTTGCCAATGACACCCTGGCCGAGATCGAGCGCCAGCTTGGCGTGCTCCCGACCGCCGATATCGCCCGCAAGGCCTGGGAGGCTTACGGCCAGGTGATCCTGTGCGACAGTGAAGAAGAGATGCTGAAAGTCGCCGATGATCTGGCCTATGAGCATGTCCAGGTCATGACCCGCGATCCGGATTACTTCCTGAAAAACATGCAGAATTTTGGCGCACTCTTCCTTGGCCCGCGCACCAATGTTGCTTATGGTGACAAGGTGATCGGCACCAATCACACGCTGCCAACCAAAAAGGCTGCGCGCTATACCGGCGGGCTGTGGGTCGGCAAGTTCATCAAGACCTGCACCTATCAGCGCGTCACCACCGACGCCGCTTCGGCGATGGTCGGTGAATATGCCTCGCGGCTTTGCATGCTTGAGGGCTTTGCGGGCCATGCAGAACAGGCGAATATCCGCGTTCGCCGCTATGGCGGTTCAAACGCAGCCTGA
- the ltnD gene encoding L-threonate dehydrogenase → MTRTGAVAVIGLGSMGRGAALSLLRAGLETHAFDIRPEARADFAAQGGLAHETAAAAVAAAEVVFLFVVNADQAEDVLFGTGQAVAVAQSGTVFAVSVTQDPARAEDQARRLREAGMLPLDAPVSGGSAKALAGEMSVMASGPEAAFLKAGPALDAIAGRVFRLGAAPGAASKMKMINQLLAGVHIAAAAEAMVLARAAGLDLHEVIGVIGDCAGMSWMFGNRAPHIANGDYTPHSAVDIFVKDLGIVTGAALGLGASVPLSDSALALFREAAGAGLGREDDAAVAKVLAARAGVTLPGSGG, encoded by the coding sequence ATGACCCGGACGGGTGCTGTGGCCGTGATCGGTCTTGGCTCGATGGGGCGTGGCGCGGCTTTGTCGCTCTTGCGCGCCGGGCTGGAAACCCATGCCTTTGATATCCGCCCCGAGGCGCGGGCGGATTTCGCCGCACAGGGCGGTCTCGCGCATGAGACCGCTGCTGCGGCAGTCGCGGCGGCGGAGGTGGTCTTCCTTTTCGTCGTCAATGCCGATCAGGCCGAAGACGTGCTGTTCGGCACCGGCCAGGCGGTCGCGGTGGCACAGTCTGGTACCGTCTTCGCGGTCTCGGTGACGCAGGATCCGGCGCGGGCCGAAGATCAGGCGCGCCGGTTGCGCGAGGCCGGGATGCTGCCGCTGGACGCCCCGGTTTCAGGTGGTTCCGCGAAGGCGCTGGCAGGCGAGATGAGCGTGATGGCTTCTGGCCCCGAAGCGGCGTTCCTCAAGGCCGGCCCGGCGCTTGACGCGATTGCGGGGCGGGTTTTCCGGCTGGGCGCGGCGCCCGGGGCTGCATCAAAGATGAAGATGATCAACCAGTTGCTGGCCGGGGTGCATATTGCGGCTGCGGCCGAGGCGATGGTGCTGGCCCGCGCCGCCGGCCTTGATCTGCATGAGGTGATCGGGGTGATCGGCGATTGCGCCGGGATGAGCTGGATGTTTGGCAACCGCGCGCCGCATATCGCCAATGGCGATTACACGCCGCATTCGGCGGTGGATATTTTCGTCAAGGATCTCGGTATCGTAACCGGCGCGGCTTTGGGGCTTGGTGCCAGCGTGCCGCTTTCCGACAGCGCGCTCGCCTTGTTCCGCGAGGCCGCAGGCGCCGGGCTCGGGCGCGAGGATGATGCGGCGGTGGCGAAGGTGCTCGCCGCGCGGGCCGGGGTCACGCTGCCCGGCAGCGGGGGCTGA